The genomic DNA gtactgataagcagcactgggcactgataggtggcaatgatatgcagcactgataggcggcaccgataggtggcactgatgggcacttataggaggcactgatgggcaatcataagtggcactggtgggcactgatgggcagcattgatagatggcactgatagacagcactgatcagaaggcactggcaggcatcattggacacagagtgccatcctaatgggcactggttggctcctctagtgggcatccctggtggtctgaagttGGCATcgtcgatgggtctgcactgataagcaACTAATAATCAGACCTCTCCTGTCAGGATTGCAGCCATTCGGCTCTCTTCTACTCACACCTGTCAGTGCAAGTGGAGGAAAAgcagataaacggctcttcctgtttaaactgtgatcagctgtgattggacacagctgatcacatggtaaagagcctacgtcacaggctctttacctagatcagagatgcagtgtgtcagactgccacaccacaccaccgattgccGTGCTGTGCGCCCCCCACGGCTAATCCTGACTGGACGTCGGATCGGCCTGAAAAACTGAGAGGCGGTCCCGATTTGGTCTGTCCTGTTGAAAGGGCCCTAAAGCAAcaggtttagttcagctttaatggtCAGAAGCCCCTCTCATCCTATGAGTAGCCATAAACAGTCCCATCtaagcctaaagcctggtacaagctgttatttgttttttgtttttttgtgttttttttttcattcaacccagcgggctgaacaaaaaaaatgaagcacttgggaggagctgctgtactagctatgcaatgttagtacattaATCTCCCCCACTGCGCTATTGACGGTCCCCCACCAAAACACCCCAGTCAGCAAACCTTTCTAAGTCATGCCCCttctacagaagctggtcagatggccagcttctgtcggataggctgctgtacacacgggcctaAATGTCGCGGTGCCTGGtgacattggtgacgtcagcagaaagcggacttcagtccgctctctgctgaaaatgggtcacaggagtgcaaaacgaactgcactcctgtgatccataggagatgtacagtcaaacaagctttggctggacttctcctttaatcatacagtacaggtcACAGGCTTGATATTTACAGACCCTGGGTTATAagctggtaccttcaggtgattggacattggcaaagcTTTAGAGTAAATGTCCCCTGGGTGTCCCCCTATAACCCTATCTTACTTCACGAGCCTTCAGTTTTTGTAGTGTCCTAatgtgatggacctcttctcccttACGGAGAAATCACTCTAAGCCTAACTGCAATCAACTCTTCACTGTTTTTTAATACATCAATAAAAGCAGTGTATCTAAAGTTTTGCTTGCACTAGTAGCTGTTATTATTTAAAACAGGCTGCAGTTTCCATCATTGATGGATCTTTCCCttttctccagtttttttttttttttccagtgtccaCAAATCCATGTTCTATACCATAGACAAAGTAAAAAGTCATATTAGGACCTGAGTGCCTGTGGGTTGATTTCTTATCTCCTATGCCTACTGATGATCTGCCCATCCATAGACAGCTTAGTTCACACATGTCAAAAGGGAGGACTTGGTAACTATATTCCTGGTTGGTGCACAAAAAGTTGTAAAGACCCCGATAGCTCATTATACTCATGAGCCCAGTGATAGCTTTGCATTTTAATACATTAAAATGAATGCACACAATAGCATATGCCCATGTCTTCTGCAGTTTTGTCCCCAGGTCAGGCACATCCTGCATTCAGTTTGTTGATATCTCTGCAAGATCGAAAAAAAATTCTTTGATTTGTTCGTTACTATAATAAATTATGTTCTAATACTGAGAGGACCAAGGTGGTTCTCCAAAACACGCAAGCAAAGTCCTCAAACCCATGTTGGACTTGAGATGAAAGTGAAATGCAGAGCTTTTATTCGGATCATTGCTGGAATTTCTCTGTCATAATGTTTGTCTTAAAAGCTTGGGCTGTCTTCCTCTTGGATGGACACCTGGCCAACAGTCAATTGATCAAGCAATATTTCATCTCTTTTAATAAGGCTTCTCATGGGAATGCAGTAGTTTAACTTTGACTATGATGGATTTTTTTTCTGCGAAATATCAAACTGTAAAAATTGTAGAGAAGTTCCTTTAGACTCTGATTTTATTAAAGGAAATGTCTGGCCAACTATGTGGCCATTAGATCTTTAACTATTTTGCAACCAGTAAAATCTTAGTGTATGCAAACCCAACAATTCATTTCTATTTTGTTGTCGTTCAGTAATTGGCACATACATATATGtttcaaaaaatgcaaaaaatttactTTTTCTGGGAGGATTCGGTCTGCGTGTAAAAATTAGAGTGCTTCTAAAGCCTGCATTCCAtgcattagggtacataaaaaaaTTTGAGCTGCAGGATCAATATAGGTATTAATCCCATACAGTTACCGTGCTAGATTGGACTTAGAGATGAGCAGATCATCTCTTGCATTTTAGGCCCCTGTTAAGCACTGGTTGAACTATTTTTGCTCTTCCTGTCAGTTTGAGGAGACCATCTACTTTGGAGCCCATGGCATTGCTTAACCCTTTCCTCGAGCATCAACCTAAAAGATAGGTAACATGCAATGGCTAGGTGTCGTCATTCCACAAGTGAACTAGCCAAAGTAACATTTCAACCTACCACATCTTGGACTCCTTTGTTCTAATAGAGTGTAGGGTTTaatgttggttgaactagatggacttgtgtcttttttctgtaGATAAAAGTAAGTAATTTGCTCTGTTCTCCTGGAAAAAAAACATACAGGAGAAGAAAGTGAAACCTGTGAGGACAGCAACATGGGACGTTACCAATTTTATTATTAGATTTATTACTTTTGCGGCATAATTAAAAGTTCTTCTCATCTATGGCATACTGACGTGTTCTTTCTTTAATCCTCCAGGATGAAGCTAATGCAGACTCTGAAGAAAGTGAAGAAAAGGAACAAGAGACTCCAAGCCCTAAAAATGAGGTTGAGTTGAGTAATACGGTGACCAGTTCTTTATCGGTAACTCAATACTTTGCCAAACGAATGGCAGAGCTTAAAAAATCTCAGTCTAGGCGTACAGAGTCTGCCCAGCAGAGCGCCGAAGCCAGCCCAGCAGACAGCTCAGACTGTTCTACCGAGcccaagaaaaaacacaaaaagaagaaaCCTAGTCAGAATGATGTTGACTATGAGAATGAGTCGAAGCTGGTGGAAAGGAATGAGGAAGAATATCCCGTGCATGAACGGAAAaagtcaaaaagcaaaaaaaatcgttGTGAGATCACTGATGGTACAGAGGAACAAGAGGAGCCTGAACAAGTCCAGGAGGATGAactgaaaagaaagaaaagtaaaaacaaaaggaaTAAGGAGGCTTTGGACCAGATTGAAAAGAAGGAAGATACTCCTCTTCCGATTGAGGATGCTTCTACtgaggaaccaaagaagaagaaaaagaagaagaagcaaaAGTCCCATGATTAGATCATTTTAGTGCCATATTAAAATAGCAATATGAAATTGGAGACTCTTCTATATACTCTTCTGCCTTTTGATAAGATATTATTATAAATGCTGGGTGCATATTGCATCTGGTGCTTACCATTCACAACGTTCATGGCTGCTCAGGGGACTTTGCAACAGTAATCCCACCCATTAAGAGCGCCCCAGCATCAGGGAAGGAATAATACCGAGGGCATCTTTGCTGTGAGCCAGCAGTGAAGTGAGCTTTTTGCATGCTGCTAATGTGTATGGAGCCATTTGGCTCATTCTACCTTGAATGGGGATCGTTCTTCAGGTATTTGGATTACGTTCTTGGCACCCCATGTGGCACCCACCTGTACGTATGAATTTGTTCTGTAACTACTAGATACAATTTATTTATCACTGCCAAGATGCCTTGAATGAAGCAGCATGAAATGTAAAAGCCTGCAATCTCAATCATGTTTTAAATCTTTATGTGAAACATTTATAAATGCAGTAAAACCttagtttgagagcgttttgcaagacaagcaaaatttttttaataaattttgacttgatatacaagtagcgtcacattacaactgagtataaaatagaagagggcgcctctaagtgtagcaatacggttacatttaatggaggtacaacatttagtaacatattgctacacttagaggcgcctctcttctcttttatactctgtagctcctgatgaaTTTTgcctctaatccccttgtggaggcttccgtttgtggatggacattttatggttacacaacctatcacgttgctataatctttttatatggactaaaaaactgaaggatttatgaataaatggttgtagaacgaatcatctgagtttccattatttcttttggggaaacttgctttgatatacaagtgccttggattacaaacatgtttctggaacgaattatgctcgcaatccaaggtattactgtaaatGATTTTAGAATGTTAGTAGTCTGAAAACTGAGCTTTCTAACCTTGGCCGTCTAGATCACGAGAAGTAATGTTAAGGAAACCTGGGGCTGCCATGCTGACCTTCTGAAAATATTAATTAATTGGCTGTCTCTACTTTTACAAAGTCATCAACCCAAAACAGCTTGGCTGTTTGTTAACCCAGATCACTTAATGTGCATGCTTGTACCGGGTCTCAAAAAATAACTAAAGCCTTCTAAAGTAGAAAGACAGCCAGGCAGCAGGggcggatctgggggggggggcgcgcaacagggcaattgcccttaccccccccccccccaccaccgaaAATATCTCACTGACAGGATTGTCACACCTGTCACAGTCACTTGCAGGCTGCAGCGCTGcactgcccgagtctctctctctctctccctgtctcactCTCATCAGCGGCGCAGAGAGACTCTGGTGTGTAATTACGTGGCGCTGggaccaggaggaggtgggtggatctGCGCCGCTGGCATGgcaaccctgcactcgttgctagcgcctgggccacctggcgtctagcaacgagtgacgtcattgaGTGAGTCACGTCGGAGTCTCAGACTCAGAGCCGACGTGATGGTGAgtgacaggagctgcctggagcggaggcggagcctaattgTATCTGTCTTTCCTGGGCTGATAGATTGCACATTGTGTATTCTCTCTGTCTCTGAGGGACTTGTTAAGTATCATGCTTTCACTACAGTAGTGAGTAGTGGCACTGTGTGGCAGAGGCCAGCAATCTTCCTTCTCCAGGACTGCCCCTGAGTGTATTGGCCCCTCCCACTAGcagcacctcctccctccatcttgtccacaCAGTCTCTCACACTGACTGCAGGCCTCCGCCCCtggtgagtgttggctccacccacctccaccctccatcttctccacctggcttgcagtctgcagAGCGTGAATACAAGAAGAAGGTTGCGGACACAGTGAAATTACTGGATCCAACCAACTGGACTCCATTGTTCCTgcatgtattccccccccccccttatgaccaggccattttttgcgatactgcgctgcgttgctttaactgactgacaattgcgcggtcgtgcgacgttgtacccaagaaAAATTGATTTTACtcatttttatcccacaaatagagctttattttggtggtatttgtttttattttttgcgatataaaccgaaagagcaacaattttgaaaaaaaaaaaagcaatatgtttgtaatgtaataatctaatctggaatgataaacgtgtcactgttttaaacaaggtttgGACTGTACGATTCGTTAAATACAGTTCTTGTTTTCTGGCAGTGCCcttcctgagactagactctggatccgcctttGCCAGACAgccagtattttcagaaggagagatCGGCAGTGACTGGAATTCTCCTAATACAGGTTTCCTGGAGACCCCCttcacactatgggggttatttactaaaggcaaatccactgtgcactaaaagtgctcttgaaagtgcagtcgctgtagatctgagggggacatgcaaggaaaataaaaaaaacagcatttttgcttgcacatgacatGACTGCACTTTccacagtgcacagtggatttgacGTTAGTAAATTCACCGCTATGCATTGTAATAATGCCTTACTGTGTGCTAGCATGCACTATTTTATAGCTCATCCACAGGGGTGGTTGGTCTGTCCAGTGTAAAATCTTGCCATTTTGGGGCAAAGGACACACAGGTGCAGTGTACAGGCCCCCCTCTCGACATCCTGTCACTCAATGACAGGCTGGAATACACAACTGAACGCTGTTTCGGGCGGTATTAACTTTTTAGGGCTGTAAGCGTTCAAGGACATATGCACTGAATGCAGGAATTCTGCGTTCCAGTCATAGGTACCTGAACACGAGTATAATTCTGTACAGTCGCTGTATATTTCAACCTGTCGTTGATTTTGACAAGCTGCTGGCAGTGGGCTGTATGCTGCTCCTGTGGCTGCCTTGGTCTAAAACGTAGAGTTTTTACGCTGTTTGGACCAAGCCAGACGTGTGCCCAACCCCTTACCTTAACACAGTATATCAGGCATGCACATTTTCTAATAACGCAGTGCCTTGTGGTCCGCTGCATTTGCGTTTTCGTTGCTCACTACGGTGACagtgtcagggccatctttaacacagggcaaaaggggcagctgccccgggcccagtcattgttgtgggacccaaagcagctcCCCCTTGAGTCCACCAATAGTTAAGTGGATttaggagggcccaagaaaatgtttgcccagggtccaatcaatattaaagatggccctggacagTGTGCTATGGTAACACACAGATGTGAAAGGGGAAAGTTCTATCATGGACTGATGGAGAGAAGTTCTACTGCACAGCTAATGGAAAatttaggctgcattggtggacctggcatatttaaaaaaatatctggAGCGGAAACATTTTTACAACAGGGTGTTTAAAAAATCCACATAATTGTCCTGAAAGAGACACAATATACAGTATTGATGTACAATCCTATATTGTAAAAGCAGAGATTTCAACATAAACCATCTTATCAACTGtttagtggctttt from Aquarana catesbeiana isolate 2022-GZ linkage group LG04, ASM4218655v1, whole genome shotgun sequence includes the following:
- the LOC141139049 gene encoding PIN2/TERF1-interacting telomerase inhibitor 1-like; the encoded protein is MAMLAEPRRKQKWSVDPRNSAWTKDDSKFGQKMLEKMGWSKGKGLGAQEQGSTEHIKVQVKNNTLGLGACNNYEDKWIAHQDDFNQLLAELNDCHGTASSDSPSNDSKKSFSLEEKSKTSKKRVHYMKFAKGKDLSCRSDTDLACIFGKREKRKKSGQDEANADSEESEEKEQETPSPKNEVELSNTVTSSLSVTQYFAKRMAELKKSQSRRTESAQQSAEASPADSSDCSTEPKKKHKKKKPSQNDVDYENESKLVERNEEEYPVHERKKSKSKKNRCEITDGTEEQEEPEQVQEDELKRKKSKNKRNKEALDQIEKKEDTPLPIEDASTEEPKKKKKKKKQKSHD